Part of the Syntrophus gentianae genome, CACTCTGTCGTCCATCGTCCGCGCCACAATGGAATAATAGCGGCCTTCCTCATTCGCTTGAACAATGGCCTGGGAATCATAGAAGAGCCGGATGGGATAATGCTCGCCATAGACGGTATGAAAAAGATCAACGATTCCTTCCGCGTCTTCGTTGCGGAAAGGCGATATCGTAAAGCTTTTTTCCGCTGTTTTCTCCTCTTTCGTCTCTTTTGCCATTCTGTACTCCTTCAGTTAGATTCAAGTTGTTGCCATTGCCGCCATTATCTGCGCACATCAAAGCATCACTTCATCGGCTCTGTCCTCTTCTCATCGACGCACATACTTTGCGCTTCTGCATCGCCTCTGCCTCGAAGCCATGTTACTCTCTTTGAACTGAACTTGGAATTGCGACCATTAACGCCGCGGCTGCCCCGGCAATCTGGAGAAAAGCGCAGACGGAGTAGAGGGCCGGGTAGCCCCAATGTACCAGGACGGCGCCTCCGGCCAGAGGTCCCAGGAAAAAACCGCCCTGAAACATGACCATGGAAAGATTGGTATTCAGGGCCTTGAACCTCGGCGCCGAGACATCAAATACCAGGCCGCTCAAGACGGGCAACGCTACGCCCCAACCAAGCCCCATGTAAAGGCCGAGAAGGCTGAAAGGAATATCGCCGCGAAAACAGAGAATTGCCGGATAACCCAGTCCCAGCCATACCATGGAAAAGGCGAGCAGTTTTCTCTTGTCCATGCGGTCGAAGAAAGACCCCGCAAAGAGCCGAACGCCGATTTCCGTGAACGTGGAGAGGGTGAAGAACCATCCGGGATTCGAGATGCCGATCCCTCTGCCGTAGTCTTTCAGGAAATAAAAGACCGGGGTGAAGGTCGTCCAGATCAGCAGAGAAAGAAGCAGCACGAGGATGACGGATGGGTCCCTCAGGTTCTCCCAGAGATCGGAGGAATGGAACTTCCCTGTTGACGCACCGGTATCCCCTTCCGGTTTTTTGATGACGGGAAGCAGGGGGAAAACCAGGAGAAAAAGAAGGGAAGAAAGTTCCAGAACCCTTGAAAAGCCGCCCGCCCAGCGGGTCAGCGGTTCCAGCAGCGGAGGGACGACGGCATAGGGAAACAGCGTCATGACGGAGATAAGGCCGAAGGCCTGGGCGCTCCGGTCCTTCGGAATGCAGGCCACGATCCGGCTTGTGAGGGCGGTGACCATCACCACGTAAACCGCCCCGTGAATCCCCCGCACGAGGGCCATGTTCCAGGCATCTCTTGCAGGACCGTAGAGGAACATCACCGGAACAAGCCCGGCAGAACTCACGGCCAGCCAAAAGCGGGCGTTTGCCGGCGTAAAGAATGGGCTGATCACGGGCCTGAGGGCCAGCACCACCAGAGAAAAGAAGGCGATCAAAATGCCGTGCCAGCCGGGCGCGATCGGAAGGGCGGCCAGGTGCTTGTGGAACTCGAAGAATACGGCCACATTGCAGTAGGAGATGAACAGAACGGCGTTCAGGACGAGAAATTCAGGCGTAAGAATCTTGCCCGGATTTTTTAGCTCGCCCACGGCTGACATCCCTCGAATCCTTCCTCTATCCCTTCAGGATTTTCTTCAGTGCGCCCACAAAGGCCTCCATCGCCTCCCTCTGCGCCAGCGTTACCCGGATGTGGTCCGGATAGCGGAATCCCGTCATGGGCCGGATCATGATTCCTTCCCGCATCAGTTTGCGGTAGGCCAGCGTGTCGCTGCCGGGCAGTTTTGCGATGAGGTAATTGCCTTCATTGGCGATCAGGGGCAAACCCAGCCCCGTAAGCTCTTTCCGAAGAAACTCCCTGCTTTCTTTCACCAGAGTGCTGGTTTTCCCGATGTGCCCCGATTCGTCCTTCAGCGCCGCGAGGGCGGCCTCCTGGGCCAGGCTGTTGACGGAGTAGACCACGCAGGTGCGGCGGATCATATCGACGACACTCAAATCCCCGACGAGGTATCCGATCCGCAACGCCGCCAGCCCGTACATCTTGGAGAAGGTGCGGAAGACAACGAGGTTCGGATAGTCTTTCAACAGGGAAATACCATCCGGGTAATCCTCCGCTTCCACGAATTCGAAGTAGGCTTCATCGACGACGACGATCTGCCTGCCCCGGACTTCCTCCAGAACGGCAATCAATCTGTCCCTGGACCAGTATGTCCCCGTCGGATTGTTGGGATTGCAGACAAAAAGGATCTTAGTGTCCCTGTCGATGGCCCGGAGCATTGCCCCATCGTCGAAGCCCTCATCTCTCAGCGGGATGACCTTCGCCTCGATCCCGGAGAAGGTGGCCACCCACTCGTAGACGGCGAAGGTCTTGTCCGCGGTAATGATGTTGTCGCCCTTCTCGCAGAAGGCCTTGATAACGAAGGTGATGACTTCATTGGCGCCGTTGCCGACGAGGATCTGGTCGGGATCGATCCCGTGAAGAGACGCGATTTCTCGACGGAGATAGTAGGAATCGCCGCTGGGATAGACGGCCCCTTTTGAAGGCGGGAACGATTTGAGGACCTCCTGGGCGCCGGGTGGCGGACCGAGGGGATTTTCGTTGTTGTTCAGCCGAAAAAGCCGCTTGCACCCGTAGAGCTTCATCAGCTCCGGATCGGGTTTACTGGGGATATAAGGCTCGAATTCCCGGACATAGCCGGGAACGAGAAGGTCAAGATTCAAAGGCATGATGCTGAAAGATCAACAGATCGGAGTGCCCGGCAAAAGGCAGGAGGATTCCCGGTAGAAATCGCTGGGCCGTAAGCACGGGAATCAGTTCCCCATGCCAGGAAACGCCGAGATCGAGTTCGAAAAAGATGTTGAGGAAACCGTCTTCCCGGAGAAAACGGACATGTCTTTCCACATTGGCTTCCAGATCCACACCCGGCCAGAGGGGACGCAGCAGCACCTCCAACCTCTCCCGGTGGATCTCAGCGGAAAATATGGAGGAACCGGACCGGGTCTCTCCCATGTCGGCAACGGTACGGATCTCTCTGGCCAGAACGAGGCGTTCATACTCTCCGTGGAGAAAGGCCTCGATATCGCCATGCGCCCATACTTCAAAGCCCGGATCTTCATGGAGGTGCCTGAAAAAGAAGTGCCGCTTTTCCGGCCCGGCATTTTCCCGATAATAGGTCAGGGACCCAAGCGGTTCAAAACGCGGTTGCAGCGATTCAGGAAGCCCTGAGAAATTCAGCAGTCCCAGGGCCTTGGTCCTCGCGATTCCTCCGATGCAGGCCTCCAGAAGGCGGCTGGCAATCGCCTCCCCGCCTTTCTCCAAAAAGGTATACGGTCCGAAACACTGGATGATCTTTTCCGTCTGCGGACTGAAGAGGATTCCGCCGACGACGTCTCTTCTTCCGTTGAATGCCGCAATGGCTTCGAACTCGCCGCCGGCGACCATATCGACGACCTTTCCGGGGTATTCAAAAAAATCAGGGAGGAACGGTTCGGGACAACAATCAACAACACGGAGGGCAAGGCGTTTTATCTCCTCTTCATTTGGGCTCCGGAGGGTGAAAGGCTCCAAGTCTTCAGGCGCCGCAAGGCGCTCTGTAAACCGGGGATAGGACTTCTCCTTAGAAACGGCAAGACAGATGCCGTTGTATCGATCTGCGGTAATGTTGAGATGGTCCACAGAATGGGCGGCAATCAAGAGCCCCATTTCCCCCAGATCGGCCTCATCATCGTGGGCAACGGTGGAGGTGATGTTGAGCCCGCTCAAATTCAACTCGGAAACGGAAAAGCGGAAGAAGACCCGGGTATAATAGATCCCGTTCTGGCATTGGATTTCGAGGGGTTTTCCCGGGCAGACGGCGCTGGAGAGATAGAGAAAAATCTCTTCCGCGGCGAGGTGGAGTCTCAAGGCTTCCTCCCCGCCCATCCCGAACACGGTCGCCGCCGCTTCCACGAACTGCGTTACCAGGGGCAGGTATCGGGCTTCGGCACACAGGGTCAGATTCGGGAAGTTTTGATTTTGGCGTGACATGCAAATCCTCAATTTGGAAATTGAATTTCTCTCTGGTTAAAATATACTGGGAAAATCAGGGATGTATCAATCTTTCCTTGAAAACACGTCCCAGCCGTTCCTGTCATTCTGAATTCTTTGCAATTTTCGCCCCAGCGAAGGAGGACTGCCTTACGAAAAGAACAACGAATGAGGAGGCTTGCCGGAAATAAGGAACAACGACAGAAAAGCGAGAAACTTAAAGGGAGGTAGTTCTTTTTTCTTTCGCTTGCTCGTATTGTTCTTTCGTATCCAGATCGATAAGGATCCCCGGATCGTCACAATCCAGATTCACCGCAAGCTCTTCATATCGGGAAAGCAGAACCCGCAAACCGCCAGGTTCGTCAAAGTCAAGAATTGCCGGGATCAGCGCCGCGGGAACCAAAGGCGGATGGCCGCGCCTTCCCTGACAGGACGGGTGGTAGATTTTTTCTTTTCCGCCCCGGAAGGCTTTCAGCAGGGACAGGACTGTCGTCCGCTGCACAAAGGGATGATCCGCCGGCAGGACGAAAAATGCCTCACAGGAACCCGCAAGACGGCGCACCCCGGTCTGGATGGAGGAGAACATACCCTGGTCGTAGTCTTCATTTACGATCCAGTTGACTCCGCACTTTTCAAGGATCGGGATCAATCGCCCCGCCTGGAAACCCGCCACAACAAGAATGTCTGACACACCGGCTGTTTTGAAGAGAAGAATGGCCTGTTCGATCAGGGTCAAGCCGTCGAGGGGAAGGAGGGGCTTGAAGTCTTCCATGCGCGATGAGCGGCCGGCCGCCAGGATCAGTGCGGAGGTTTTTTCTTCCGACATGTCAAAAAGCTCCTCTCCCTTTTGTTCCTCCCGCAGGGGGAACCGAATCTCGTGGTCCGGATCCATTGCAACTCCGGAGTTCCCCGTTGAAAGGTGGATATCCCTGTGCTATTTTACAAAACGGTAATGAGTTTATAACACGAAGTCGAGGGGAAAATCACCCCCTGGGGGAAAGAGCGTCATGATCAAACCGTCCGTCCCGAAAATCGGGCGTTCCATGCACCGGGCCGATGCCGCGGCGAAAGTTTCGGGAGCGGAAAAATACGCTATCGACTGGTATGGCGAAGACCTCCTCTGGGCCGGCGTCAAGAGGGCGGGCATTCCCCACGGACGCCTCCGTTGCGTGGAGACGGAAGAGGCCAGGAAACTTCCCGGTGTTCTCGCCGTCCTCACGGGAAAAGACGTACCCGGCACCAACCGGCAGGGAATCGTCCACAAGGATCAGCCTGTTCTCTGCGATGAAAAAGTGCGTCACTGTGGCGACGCCGTAGCCCTCGTTGTTGCCGAAGACAGAGAAATCGTGCGGAAGGCGATTTCGCTCATCCAGGTCGAGTTCGAACCGATTCCCGGCATCTTCGGGATTGACGATGCATTGAGGCCCGATGCGCCCCTTGTCCATGAACAGCACCCGGAGGGCAATATCCTGCTCAAAGCCGAAATCCGGATGGGCGAGGCGGAAAAGGCGATGGCGGAATGCGACGCCATCATCGAAGAGACCTTTGAAGTTCCCATGGTTTCTCATGCTTTTCTGGAACCGGAAAACGGCGTTGCCTGGCAGGAATCCGACGGCAGGACGGTTCTGGTCGTCTCGACCCAGGCCCCCTTCCGCGACCGCTGGGAGATCAGCCACGCCCTGGGCATCTCCATGGACAGGATCCGGGTCATCGCACCCTACCTCGGCGGCGGCTTCGGCGGAAAGGACGGCGCGACGGTCCAGTGCCTGCTGGCTCTTGCGGCGCAACATACCGGAGGACGCCCCGTTAAGATGGTTTGGAGCCGGGAGGAGAGCTTCGCCGCCGGGTACAAGCGCCACGCCGCACGCATGTTCTACCGGCTCGGCGCAAGGAGGGACGGGAGGCTCCATGCACTCCAGTGCCGCCTCTATTATGATACCGGTGCCTATGCCCACCTGGGCGGAGAGGTCATGGCCCTCGGAATGGAGCATGCCGGCGGTCCTTACCGGATTCCCCATACCCTCATTGAAGGCTGGTGCCTTTACACGAACAACCCGATCGCCGGCGCCATGCGCGGGTTCGGCGTTGCCCAGGTCAGTTTCGCCTTCGAACGGATGATGAACCTGCTGGCGGAAAAGCTGAATCTTGACCCCCTCGATCTGCGAATCCAAAACGCCCTGCGGGAGGGTGACAAAAACTGCTGCGGGGTGACGATGACACAATCGACGGGCATCGCGTCCTGCCTGGAAAAAATTCAACAGCATCCCCTATGGCAGAAACGGAAGGAATGGAAAAGCCGGACAGGCCCTTTCAGAAAAAGAGGCGTCGGGGTCGCCGCCGTCTTCAATGCCATGGGGTATGGCCGGGGGTTGCCGGACTCGGCCATTGCAAAGGTCGAGATTACGCCGGAGGGTAGAATCCGCATCTACAGCGGCGTCTGCGACATGGGTCAGGGAAATGCGACGGCCTTCGCTCAGATCGCCGGTCAGATTCTCTGCCAGGAAGACGCCGCCATCGAACTCCTTCAGCCTGACACGGACCGGTCGCTCCCCTCGGGCTCCGCCTCGGCCAGCCGCACAACGTATACTTACGGCAATGCGCTGATCAAGGCTTGCGAAGAGCTTCGCAAGAGGATTATCGGGTGGGCCGCGCTCATGCTGCTTGCCGATACGATGGAAGACCTCGATCTTCATCCCGGGCGGGTGAGACACATCAAAACGGGAAAAGAAATCCCCCTGCAGGACATTGCGGCCATGATGACCGACGAGGTCCGGGTCTGCATCAGCCAGTTCATTATGCCCGTGGCGAAAGACGCCCTCGACACGGGGAAAGCCTTCTCCATCGGCTTCCCTCACCTCCTCTTTTCCTATGGCGCGCACCTCGCCTGCGTGGAGGTGGATGAATTGACGGGAGCGATTGATGTCAAGGGTTACGCCGCGGCAACGGACGCGGGGCGAGTACTGAACCCGCAGGTCTACGAGCAGCAGGTCCACGGCGCAATCGCACAGGGCATCGGCTATGCGCTGAGCGAAGAGCTCCGAGTGAAGGAAGGCCGCATCCTGACACCGGACTTCGCGACCTACATTATCCCGGGAGCTCTCGATGTACCGGAAATCGTTTCCCTCACGGCGGAGACGTACGAGTCCTCGGGACCCTACGGCATGAAGGGCCTCGGCGAGGTGGGGACGAACGGACCGCTTCCCGCCATCGCGAACGCCCTGGCCGATGCCTGCGACCTCTCCATGACCTGTGCTCCTCTGACGCCGGAGAGGGTTCTTCGGGCGATGAAAGAAAAGAAGAAATCCGGTGGAGGAAACCCGCCATGAGAATCCGTTTCACTTTAAACGGCAAGGAAACCACGATTGACGTCTCACCCGGCCGGCGCGTCGTGGACGTCCTGCGGGAAGACCTGAAGCATACGGGAACGAAGGAGGGCTGCGGCAGCGGGGAATGCGGTTGCTGCACCATTCTGGTCAACGGGGAAAGCCGCCTGTCCTGTCTTCTGCTGGCGATACAGCTTTCCGGCTCGAATATTACGACCATCGAGGGGCTGGCCCCGGAAGGCCGGCTCCCCCCCCTGCAGACGGCCTTTGTCGAAAGCGGGGCCGTTCAGTGCGGTTTTTGTACGTCCGGCATGATTCTTTCAGCGACGGACCTTCTTGCCCGGACCCCCTGTCCGACGCGGGATGAGATTCGCGAGGGTCTGAGCGGGAACCTTTGCCGTTGCACGGGATACCAGAAGATCGTCGATGCCGTGGAATCGGCCAGTGAAAAGACAAAGGAAAAGGGCGACGAATGAACAAGGTCTTTCTTCCGCGGACGGTAGCGGAACTCTGGTCCTTCCTGGAGGAAGAACCGGAAGCACATGTGTATGCGGGTGGAACGGACCTGCTTGTGCGGATGAGGGCGCGGGAGGAAAAACCGCCCGCCTTGATCTGCATGGAGCGGATTGGAGAGTTGCAAGGCGTTCGAGAGGAAACCTCGGGATTGTGGATCGGCGCCTGTACTCCCCATCGACGACTGCTCGACGACCCGTTGATCCAGGGGCATCTTCCCGTCCTCGCAAAAGCCCTGCGGATTCTCGGCTCGCCTCAGATCCGCAACATGGGAACTCTCGGGGGGAACATCTGCACGGCCTCCCCGGCAGGAGACTGCCTCCCGCCCCTCTACATCCTGGATGCGGTTGTGGAAATCCGCTCTCCCAACGCCGTTCGGACCCTTCCCATCAACTCATTCATTGTTGGTCCGGAGAAAACGCAGTTGCAAAGGGGGGAGATCCTGGCCGGCGTCCTTGTGAAACGGCCGCCCAACTTCAATATCCAATTCTTTGAAAAGGTGGGGCAGCGCAAGGCCATGGCCATTGCCGTGGCCAGCCTGGCCGCTCTGCTGAGAGTGTCCCCGTCGGGAATGATCGAAGAAGCACGACTTGCCTGGGGAAGTGTCGGACCGACCGTGGTACGATCCGGCATTGTCGAAGCAGCCCTGGAGGGAGAACCCCTTTCATCCATCACTCTTGAAAAATTATCGCCCATTGCCAGACAAGCGGTTTCGCCCATTGATGACCTGCGCGCCTCGGCGGATTATCGCAGGACCGTTGCCGGCAATCTTATCCTGCGGCTTGCGGAAAACATCATGATTCCACCGAGACCATTGCCACCATCGTAGAGCCTCTTCGCGGGCAAATCTTTTTTAAGCCGGTTTTGTTTGCAACGGCGTTTGCACGACCCCCTGCAATGGATAAATCAATCAGCGCCTTCGGCATCTCTCCCGGACTTCTCTTTCGTCATAGGAAAAAAAGCCCTTACGGCGCTCACAATCCCGGGAAGAACTCTCAATCACCCGACCGTCTATACAGCACCAGCCGCGCTTCTGGCATCGCTCTCGGACCTCCTTCTCATTATAGGAGAATAGACCCTTACGGCGCTCACAGTCCTGGGAGGAACTCTCAATCACCCGGCCGTCTACGCAGCACCAGCCGCGCNNNNNNNNNNNNNNNNNNNNNNNNNNNNNNNNNNNNNNNNNNNNNNNNNNNNNNNNNNNNNNNNNNNNNNNNNNNNNNNNNNNNNNNNNNNNNNNNNNNNNNNNNNNNNNNNNNNNNNNNNNNNNNNNNNNNNNNNNNNNNNNNNNNNNNNNNNNNNNNNNNNNNNNNNNGAAGAGCTCTCAATCACCCGGCCGTCTACGCAGCACCAACCTTGCCCTTGGCTTCTTTGCCGTACTTCCTTCTCATTGTAGGAGAAAAACCCCTTGCGGCGCTCACAGTCCTGGGGAAAACTCTGAAAAACCTGGCCGTCTATGCCGCACCAGCCTTGGGCAGGCATTTGTCCCGTAAAATCGTAATGATATATCCAGGAGGGGATGTTTTTTATCTGCGCCGAACTCATTCGTCTCGGTCTCTCGGTCAGATAGCCCTGAGAGAAAACAGCCAATTCCCTATTTTTAACCACCACCCCCGACGGCCTATACGTCTCCGCCTGTCCCTCAAAAACAG contains:
- a CDS encoding MFS transporter, yielding MGELKNPGKILTPEFLVLNAVLFISYCNVAVFFEFHKHLAALPIAPGWHGILIAFFSLVVLALRPVISPFFTPANARFWLAVSSAGLVPVMFLYGPARDAWNMALVRGIHGAVYVVMVTALTSRIVACIPKDRSAQAFGLISVMTLFPYAVVPPLLEPLTRWAGGFSRVLELSSLLFLLVFPLLPVIKKPEGDTGASTGKFHSSDLWENLRDPSVILVLLLSLLIWTTFTPVFYFLKDYGRGIGISNPGWFFTLSTFTEIGVRLFAGSFFDRMDKRKLLAFSMVWLGLGYPAILCFRGDIPFSLLGLYMGLGWGVALPVLSGLVFDVSAPRFKALNTNLSMVMFQGGFFLGPLAGGAVLVHWGYPALYSVCAFLQIAGAAAALMVAIPSSVQRE
- the hisC gene encoding histidinol-phosphate transaminase, with product MPLNLDLLVPGYVREFEPYIPSKPDPELMKLYGCKRLFRLNNNENPLGPPPGAQEVLKSFPPSKGAVYPSGDSYYLRREIASLHGIDPDQILVGNGANEVITFVIKAFCEKGDNIITADKTFAVYEWVATFSGIEAKVIPLRDEGFDDGAMLRAIDRDTKILFVCNPNNPTGTYWSRDRLIAVLEEVRGRQIVVVDEAYFEFVEAEDYPDGISLLKDYPNLVVFRTFSKMYGLAALRIGYLVGDLSVVDMIRRTCVVYSVNSLAQEAALAALKDESGHIGKTSTLVKESREFLRKELTGLGLPLIANEGNYLIAKLPGSDTLAYRKLMREGIMIRPMTGFRYPDHIRVTLAQREAMEAFVGALKKILKG
- a CDS encoding nucleotidyltransferase family protein, whose protein sequence is MDPDHEIRFPLREEQKGEELFDMSEEKTSALILAAGRSSRMEDFKPLLPLDGLTLIEQAILLFKTAGVSDILVVAGFQAGRLIPILEKCGVNWIVNEDYDQGMFSSIQTGVRRLAGSCEAFFVLPADHPFVQRTTVLSLLKAFRGGKEKIYHPSCQGRRGHPPLVPAALIPAILDFDEPGGLRVLLSRYEELAVNLDCDDPGILIDLDTKEQYEQAKEKRTTSL
- a CDS encoding xanthine dehydrogenase family protein molybdopterin-binding subunit encodes the protein MIKPSVPKIGRSMHRADAAAKVSGAEKYAIDWYGEDLLWAGVKRAGIPHGRLRCVETEEARKLPGVLAVLTGKDVPGTNRQGIVHKDQPVLCDEKVRHCGDAVALVVAEDREIVRKAISLIQVEFEPIPGIFGIDDALRPDAPLVHEQHPEGNILLKAEIRMGEAEKAMAECDAIIEETFEVPMVSHAFLEPENGVAWQESDGRTVLVVSTQAPFRDRWEISHALGISMDRIRVIAPYLGGGFGGKDGATVQCLLALAAQHTGGRPVKMVWSREESFAAGYKRHAARMFYRLGARRDGRLHALQCRLYYDTGAYAHLGGEVMALGMEHAGGPYRIPHTLIEGWCLYTNNPIAGAMRGFGVAQVSFAFERMMNLLAEKLNLDPLDLRIQNALREGDKNCCGVTMTQSTGIASCLEKIQQHPLWQKRKEWKSRTGPFRKRGVGVAAVFNAMGYGRGLPDSAIAKVEITPEGRIRIYSGVCDMGQGNATAFAQIAGQILCQEDAAIELLQPDTDRSLPSGSASASRTTYTYGNALIKACEELRKRIIGWAALMLLADTMEDLDLHPGRVRHIKTGKEIPLQDIAAMMTDEVRVCISQFIMPVAKDALDTGKAFSIGFPHLLFSYGAHLACVEVDELTGAIDVKGYAAATDAGRVLNPQVYEQQVHGAIAQGIGYALSEELRVKEGRILTPDFATYIIPGALDVPEIVSLTAETYESSGPYGMKGLGEVGTNGPLPAIANALADACDLSMTCAPLTPERVLRAMKEKKKSGGGNPP
- a CDS encoding (2Fe-2S)-binding protein; this encodes MRIRFTLNGKETTIDVSPGRRVVDVLREDLKHTGTKEGCGSGECGCCTILVNGESRLSCLLLAIQLSGSNITTIEGLAPEGRLPPLQTAFVESGAVQCGFCTSGMILSATDLLARTPCPTRDEIREGLSGNLCRCTGYQKIVDAVESASEKTKEKGDE
- a CDS encoding FAD binding domain-containing protein, whose amino-acid sequence is MNKVFLPRTVAELWSFLEEEPEAHVYAGGTDLLVRMRAREEKPPALICMERIGELQGVREETSGLWIGACTPHRRLLDDPLIQGHLPVLAKALRILGSPQIRNMGTLGGNICTASPAGDCLPPLYILDAVVEIRSPNAVRTLPINSFIVGPEKTQLQRGEILAGVLVKRPPNFNIQFFEKVGQRKAMAIAVASLAALLRVSPSGMIEEARLAWGSVGPTVVRSGIVEAALEGEPLSSITLEKLSPIARQAVSPIDDLRASADYRRTVAGNLILRLAENIMIPPRPLPPS